The following coding sequences are from one Triticum dicoccoides isolate Atlit2015 ecotype Zavitan chromosome 4A, WEW_v2.0, whole genome shotgun sequence window:
- the LOC119285719 gene encoding phosphatidylinositol 4-phosphate 5-kinase 6-like isoform X2, which translates to MHERARPGRGRRPCACRVSPMPPPGEDPDAAPSCSSSDTSEPQDQQRSERALSNGDLYLGQWRGGVPHGDGKYLWVDGCMYEGEWRRGKATGRGRFSWPSGATYEGEFLDGFMHGAGTYVGAAGDSYRGAWAKNLEHGAGEKRYANGDCYDGEWRAGLPDGCGRYTWRDGTEYAGGWRAGLIHGRGALVWANGNRYDGGWEGGRPRGQGTFRWSDGSLYVGFWGREAPGGALHQKGVYYPSPGAAGETRTRDPREVFARELPECVRSGTESQSALPSLRSLKWLARSVSGRGSSSSGRSNLSGGSNWGSDGDVKCELADDWKRRNSTREGRGLLPLTSPAPAPQVAKGAPLRVSKRQGETIAKGHKFYELMLNLQLGIRHAVGRQGQVILDLKSSAFDPKEKVWTKFPPEGSKYTPPHNSSDFKWKDYCPKVFRLVINPKIKIFLSYDHIMVLYSSTYAHICSELIHRTLRKLFKVDPADYMLSLCGDDALRELSSPGKSGSFFYLTNDDRYMIKTMKKSEVKMLLKMLHAYYNHVRAFENTLVAKFFGLHCVKLAGANQKKVRFVIMGNLFCSDHTIHRRFDLKGSSLGRTTDKPQAEIDEYTTLKDLDLNFIFRLQKQWFEEFRRQVDKDCEFLEQEKIMDYSLLVGVHFRGAIDIDGDKPATPRVSRWDRNHFLSDPNRWCKIKLGANMLSRAELTVRKNDSDVIGEPTGEYCDVILYFGIIDILQDYDIGKKIEHAYKSFQYDSTSISAVDPRQYSRRFKDFIYKAFQEDRVDI; encoded by the exons ATGCACGAGCGCGCCCGGCCAGGGCGCGGGAGACGACCGTGCGCGTGCCGCGTGTCACCGATGCCGCCCCCCGGCGAAGACCCCGACGCGGCACCCTCGTGCAGCAGCTCCGACACCAGCGAGCCGCAGGACCAGCAGCGCTCGGAGCGGGCGCTCTCCAACGGAGATCTCTACCTGGGCCAGTGGCGCGGGGGCGTGCCACACGGCGACGGCAAGTACCTGTGGGTGGATGGCTGCATGTACGAGGGTGAgtggcgccgcggcaaggccaccGGACGCGGGAGGTTCTCTTGGCCGTCGGGAGCCACCTACGAGGGCGAGTTCTTGGACGGGTTCATGCACGGCGCGGGAACCTACGTGGGCGCCGCGGGGGACAGCTACCGCGGCGCGTGGGCCAAGAACCTCGAGCACGGCGCCGGCGAGAAGCGATACGCCAACGGCGACTGCTACGACGGCGAGTGGCGGGCGGGGCTTCCGGACGGGTGTGGCCGCTACACCTGGCGCGATGGCACCGAGTACGCCGGCGGCTGGCGCGCGGGGCTCATCCACGGCCGCGGCGCCCTGGTCTGGGCGAACGGCAACCGCTACGATGGCGGCTGGGAGGGCGGCCGGCCGCGCGGACAGGGCACGTTCCGGTGGTCGGACGGCAGCCTGTACGTCGGGTTCTGGGGCCGGGAGGCCCCCGGCGGCGCCCTGCACCAGAAGGGCGTGTACTACCCATCCCCGGGGGCGGCAGGCGAGACGAGGACGCGCGACCCGAGGGAGGTGTTCGCGAGGGAGCTGCCGGAGTGTGTGCGCTCTGGCACGGAAAGCCAGTCGGCGCTACCGTCGCTGAGGTCTCTAAAATGGCTGGCGCGGTCGGTCAGTGGGCGCGGGAGCTCGTCGTCGGGCCGGAGCAATCTTTCGGGTGGGAGTAATTGGGGTTCAGATGGAGACGTCAAGTGCGAGCTTGCTGACGACTGGAAGCGTCGTAACAGTACGAGGGAGGGTAGGGGACTGCTGCCTCTCACTTCGCCGGCGCCAGCGCCACAAGTAGCCAAGGGTGCACCACTGCGGGTGTCGAAGCGGCAGGGGGAGACCATTGCCAAGGGGCACAAGTTCTACGAGCTCATGCTCAACTTGCAGCTGGGCATCAG GCATGCAGTAGGAAGGCAAGGTCAGGTTATACTAGATCTGAAATCATCAGCTTTTGACCCAAAGGAAAAGGTATGGACAAAATTCCCCCCAGAAGGCTCGAAATATACCCCTCCACACAATTCTAGCGATTTCAAATGGAAAGATTACTGCCCAAAGGTGTTCCGGTTGGTCATCAATCCCAAGATAAAGATTTTCCTATCTTATGACCATATTATGGTATTGTACTCATCAACATATGCACACATTTGTTCTGAACTAATTCACAGGACATTGCGCAAGCTGTTCAAGGTCGATCCAGCTGACTATATGCTATCTCTGTGCGGAGATGATGCTCTACGTGAGCTCTCGTCCCCTGGTAAGAGTGGAAGCTTCTTTTACTTGACAAACGATGATCGATACATGATAAAGACAATGAAGAAATCTGAAGTAAAG ATGCTTCTGAAGATGCTTCATGCTTATTACAATCATGTCCGTGCATTTGAGAATACCCTAGTGGCAAAGTTTTTTGGTCTACACTGTGTGAAGTTGGCTGGAGCAAACCAGAAGAAG GTTCGTTTTGTCATAATGGGGAACCTGTTCTGCTCCGATCACACTATTCATAGGAGATTTGATCTGAAAGGATCATCTCTTGGCCGGACTACTGACAAGCCACAGGCAGAGATTGATGAGTATACAACTCTGAaagatcttgatcttaattttatcTTTCGGTTGCAAAAACAATGGTTTGAAGAGTTCCGAAG GCAAGTGGACAAAGACTGTGAGTTTCTGGAGCAGGAGAAGATTATGGATTACAGTCTCTTGGTGGGTGTACATTTTAGAG GTGCCATTGACATCGATGGTGACAAACCTGCCACACCCCGCGTTTCAAGATGGGACAGGAATCACTTTCTTTCTGATCCAAACAG GTGGTGTAAGATTAAACTGGGGGCGAATATGCTGTCAAGAGCTGAACTGACAGTCCGAAAGAACGACAGTGATGTTATTGGAGAGCCAACTGGGGAATACTGTGATGTTATATTGTATTTTGGAATAATAGACATACTTCAAGACTACGATATAGGCAAAAAGATTGAGCATGCATACAAATCTTTCCAATATGACTCGACATCCATTTCAGCGGTAGATCCAAGACAGTACTCCAGGCGCTTTAAAGATTTCATATACAAAGCATTCCAAGAAGACAGGGTAGACATCTAA
- the LOC119285719 gene encoding phosphatidylinositol 4-phosphate 5-kinase 6-like isoform X1 gives MHERARPGRGRRPCACRVSPMPPPGEDPDAAPSCSSSDTSEPQDQQRSERALSNGDLYLGQWRGGVPHGDGKYLWVDGCMYEGEWRRGKATGRGRFSWPSGATYEGEFLDGFMHGAGTYVGAAGDSYRGAWAKNLEHGAGEKRYANGDCYDGEWRAGLPDGCGRYTWRDGTEYAGGWRAGLIHGRGALVWANGNRYDGGWEGGRPRGQGTFRWSDGSLYVGFWGREAPGGALHQKGVYYPSPGAAGETRTRDPREVFARELPECVRSGTESQSALPSLRSLKWLARSVSGRGSSSSGRSNLSGGSNWGSDGDVKCELADDWKRRNSTREGRGLLPLTSPAPAPQVAKGAPLRVSKRQGETIAKGHKFYELMLNLQLGIRHAVGRQGQVILDLKSSAFDPKEKVWTKFPPEGSKYTPPHNSSDFKWKDYCPKVFRLVINPKIKIFLSYDHIMVLYSSTYAHICSELIHRTLRKLFKVDPADYMLSLCGDDALRELSSPGKSGSFFYLTNDDRYMIKTMKKSEVKMLLKMLHAYYNHVRAFENTLVAKFFGLHCVKLAGANQKKVRFVIMGNLFCSDHTIHRRFDLKGSSLGRTTDKPQAEIDEYTTLKDLDLNFIFRLQKQWFEEFRSRQVDKDCEFLEQEKIMDYSLLVGVHFRGAIDIDGDKPATPRVSRWDRNHFLSDPNRWCKIKLGANMLSRAELTVRKNDSDVIGEPTGEYCDVILYFGIIDILQDYDIGKKIEHAYKSFQYDSTSISAVDPRQYSRRFKDFIYKAFQEDRVDI, from the exons ATGCACGAGCGCGCCCGGCCAGGGCGCGGGAGACGACCGTGCGCGTGCCGCGTGTCACCGATGCCGCCCCCCGGCGAAGACCCCGACGCGGCACCCTCGTGCAGCAGCTCCGACACCAGCGAGCCGCAGGACCAGCAGCGCTCGGAGCGGGCGCTCTCCAACGGAGATCTCTACCTGGGCCAGTGGCGCGGGGGCGTGCCACACGGCGACGGCAAGTACCTGTGGGTGGATGGCTGCATGTACGAGGGTGAgtggcgccgcggcaaggccaccGGACGCGGGAGGTTCTCTTGGCCGTCGGGAGCCACCTACGAGGGCGAGTTCTTGGACGGGTTCATGCACGGCGCGGGAACCTACGTGGGCGCCGCGGGGGACAGCTACCGCGGCGCGTGGGCCAAGAACCTCGAGCACGGCGCCGGCGAGAAGCGATACGCCAACGGCGACTGCTACGACGGCGAGTGGCGGGCGGGGCTTCCGGACGGGTGTGGCCGCTACACCTGGCGCGATGGCACCGAGTACGCCGGCGGCTGGCGCGCGGGGCTCATCCACGGCCGCGGCGCCCTGGTCTGGGCGAACGGCAACCGCTACGATGGCGGCTGGGAGGGCGGCCGGCCGCGCGGACAGGGCACGTTCCGGTGGTCGGACGGCAGCCTGTACGTCGGGTTCTGGGGCCGGGAGGCCCCCGGCGGCGCCCTGCACCAGAAGGGCGTGTACTACCCATCCCCGGGGGCGGCAGGCGAGACGAGGACGCGCGACCCGAGGGAGGTGTTCGCGAGGGAGCTGCCGGAGTGTGTGCGCTCTGGCACGGAAAGCCAGTCGGCGCTACCGTCGCTGAGGTCTCTAAAATGGCTGGCGCGGTCGGTCAGTGGGCGCGGGAGCTCGTCGTCGGGCCGGAGCAATCTTTCGGGTGGGAGTAATTGGGGTTCAGATGGAGACGTCAAGTGCGAGCTTGCTGACGACTGGAAGCGTCGTAACAGTACGAGGGAGGGTAGGGGACTGCTGCCTCTCACTTCGCCGGCGCCAGCGCCACAAGTAGCCAAGGGTGCACCACTGCGGGTGTCGAAGCGGCAGGGGGAGACCATTGCCAAGGGGCACAAGTTCTACGAGCTCATGCTCAACTTGCAGCTGGGCATCAG GCATGCAGTAGGAAGGCAAGGTCAGGTTATACTAGATCTGAAATCATCAGCTTTTGACCCAAAGGAAAAGGTATGGACAAAATTCCCCCCAGAAGGCTCGAAATATACCCCTCCACACAATTCTAGCGATTTCAAATGGAAAGATTACTGCCCAAAGGTGTTCCGGTTGGTCATCAATCCCAAGATAAAGATTTTCCTATCTTATGACCATATTATGGTATTGTACTCATCAACATATGCACACATTTGTTCTGAACTAATTCACAGGACATTGCGCAAGCTGTTCAAGGTCGATCCAGCTGACTATATGCTATCTCTGTGCGGAGATGATGCTCTACGTGAGCTCTCGTCCCCTGGTAAGAGTGGAAGCTTCTTTTACTTGACAAACGATGATCGATACATGATAAAGACAATGAAGAAATCTGAAGTAAAG ATGCTTCTGAAGATGCTTCATGCTTATTACAATCATGTCCGTGCATTTGAGAATACCCTAGTGGCAAAGTTTTTTGGTCTACACTGTGTGAAGTTGGCTGGAGCAAACCAGAAGAAG GTTCGTTTTGTCATAATGGGGAACCTGTTCTGCTCCGATCACACTATTCATAGGAGATTTGATCTGAAAGGATCATCTCTTGGCCGGACTACTGACAAGCCACAGGCAGAGATTGATGAGTATACAACTCTGAaagatcttgatcttaattttatcTTTCGGTTGCAAAAACAATGGTTTGAAGAGTTCCGAAG CAGGCAAGTGGACAAAGACTGTGAGTTTCTGGAGCAGGAGAAGATTATGGATTACAGTCTCTTGGTGGGTGTACATTTTAGAG GTGCCATTGACATCGATGGTGACAAACCTGCCACACCCCGCGTTTCAAGATGGGACAGGAATCACTTTCTTTCTGATCCAAACAG GTGGTGTAAGATTAAACTGGGGGCGAATATGCTGTCAAGAGCTGAACTGACAGTCCGAAAGAACGACAGTGATGTTATTGGAGAGCCAACTGGGGAATACTGTGATGTTATATTGTATTTTGGAATAATAGACATACTTCAAGACTACGATATAGGCAAAAAGATTGAGCATGCATACAAATCTTTCCAATATGACTCGACATCCATTTCAGCGGTAGATCCAAGACAGTACTCCAGGCGCTTTAAAGATTTCATATACAAAGCATTCCAAGAAGACAGGGTAGACATCTAA
- the LOC119285719 gene encoding phosphatidylinositol 4-phosphate 5-kinase 6-like isoform X3, with amino-acid sequence MHERARPGRGRRPCACRVSPMPPPGEDPDAAPSCSSSDTSEPQDQQRSERALSNGDLYLGQWRGGVPHGDGKYLWVDGCMYEGEWRRGKATGRGRFSWPSGATYEGEFLDGFMHGAGTYVGAAGDSYRGAWAKNLEHGAGEKRYANGDCYDGEWRAGLPDGCGRYTWRDGTEYAGGWRAGLIHGRGALVWANGNRYDGGWEGGRPRGQGTFRWSDGSLYVGFWGREAPGGALHQKGVYYPSPGAAGETRTRDPREVFARELPECVRSGTESQSALPSLRSLKWLARSVSGRGSSSSGRSNLSGGSNWGSDGDVKCELADDWKRRNSTREGRGLLPLTSPAPAPQVAKGAPLRVSKRQGETIAKGHKFYELMLNLQLGIRHAVGRQGQVILDLKSSAFDPKEKVWTKFPPEGSKYTPPHNSSDFKWKDYCPKVFRTLRKLFKVDPADYMLSLCGDDALRELSSPGKSGSFFYLTNDDRYMIKTMKKSEVKMLLKMLHAYYNHVRAFENTLVAKFFGLHCVKLAGANQKKVRFVIMGNLFCSDHTIHRRFDLKGSSLGRTTDKPQAEIDEYTTLKDLDLNFIFRLQKQWFEEFRSRQVDKDCEFLEQEKIMDYSLLVGVHFRGAIDIDGDKPATPRVSRWDRNHFLSDPNRWCKIKLGANMLSRAELTVRKNDSDVIGEPTGEYCDVILYFGIIDILQDYDIGKKIEHAYKSFQYDSTSISAVDPRQYSRRFKDFIYKAFQEDRVDI; translated from the exons ATGCACGAGCGCGCCCGGCCAGGGCGCGGGAGACGACCGTGCGCGTGCCGCGTGTCACCGATGCCGCCCCCCGGCGAAGACCCCGACGCGGCACCCTCGTGCAGCAGCTCCGACACCAGCGAGCCGCAGGACCAGCAGCGCTCGGAGCGGGCGCTCTCCAACGGAGATCTCTACCTGGGCCAGTGGCGCGGGGGCGTGCCACACGGCGACGGCAAGTACCTGTGGGTGGATGGCTGCATGTACGAGGGTGAgtggcgccgcggcaaggccaccGGACGCGGGAGGTTCTCTTGGCCGTCGGGAGCCACCTACGAGGGCGAGTTCTTGGACGGGTTCATGCACGGCGCGGGAACCTACGTGGGCGCCGCGGGGGACAGCTACCGCGGCGCGTGGGCCAAGAACCTCGAGCACGGCGCCGGCGAGAAGCGATACGCCAACGGCGACTGCTACGACGGCGAGTGGCGGGCGGGGCTTCCGGACGGGTGTGGCCGCTACACCTGGCGCGATGGCACCGAGTACGCCGGCGGCTGGCGCGCGGGGCTCATCCACGGCCGCGGCGCCCTGGTCTGGGCGAACGGCAACCGCTACGATGGCGGCTGGGAGGGCGGCCGGCCGCGCGGACAGGGCACGTTCCGGTGGTCGGACGGCAGCCTGTACGTCGGGTTCTGGGGCCGGGAGGCCCCCGGCGGCGCCCTGCACCAGAAGGGCGTGTACTACCCATCCCCGGGGGCGGCAGGCGAGACGAGGACGCGCGACCCGAGGGAGGTGTTCGCGAGGGAGCTGCCGGAGTGTGTGCGCTCTGGCACGGAAAGCCAGTCGGCGCTACCGTCGCTGAGGTCTCTAAAATGGCTGGCGCGGTCGGTCAGTGGGCGCGGGAGCTCGTCGTCGGGCCGGAGCAATCTTTCGGGTGGGAGTAATTGGGGTTCAGATGGAGACGTCAAGTGCGAGCTTGCTGACGACTGGAAGCGTCGTAACAGTACGAGGGAGGGTAGGGGACTGCTGCCTCTCACTTCGCCGGCGCCAGCGCCACAAGTAGCCAAGGGTGCACCACTGCGGGTGTCGAAGCGGCAGGGGGAGACCATTGCCAAGGGGCACAAGTTCTACGAGCTCATGCTCAACTTGCAGCTGGGCATCAG GCATGCAGTAGGAAGGCAAGGTCAGGTTATACTAGATCTGAAATCATCAGCTTTTGACCCAAAGGAAAAGGTATGGACAAAATTCCCCCCAGAAGGCTCGAAATATACCCCTCCACACAATTCTAGCGATTTCAAATGGAAAGATTACTGCCCAAAGGTGTTCCG GACATTGCGCAAGCTGTTCAAGGTCGATCCAGCTGACTATATGCTATCTCTGTGCGGAGATGATGCTCTACGTGAGCTCTCGTCCCCTGGTAAGAGTGGAAGCTTCTTTTACTTGACAAACGATGATCGATACATGATAAAGACAATGAAGAAATCTGAAGTAAAG ATGCTTCTGAAGATGCTTCATGCTTATTACAATCATGTCCGTGCATTTGAGAATACCCTAGTGGCAAAGTTTTTTGGTCTACACTGTGTGAAGTTGGCTGGAGCAAACCAGAAGAAG GTTCGTTTTGTCATAATGGGGAACCTGTTCTGCTCCGATCACACTATTCATAGGAGATTTGATCTGAAAGGATCATCTCTTGGCCGGACTACTGACAAGCCACAGGCAGAGATTGATGAGTATACAACTCTGAaagatcttgatcttaattttatcTTTCGGTTGCAAAAACAATGGTTTGAAGAGTTCCGAAG CAGGCAAGTGGACAAAGACTGTGAGTTTCTGGAGCAGGAGAAGATTATGGATTACAGTCTCTTGGTGGGTGTACATTTTAGAG GTGCCATTGACATCGATGGTGACAAACCTGCCACACCCCGCGTTTCAAGATGGGACAGGAATCACTTTCTTTCTGATCCAAACAG GTGGTGTAAGATTAAACTGGGGGCGAATATGCTGTCAAGAGCTGAACTGACAGTCCGAAAGAACGACAGTGATGTTATTGGAGAGCCAACTGGGGAATACTGTGATGTTATATTGTATTTTGGAATAATAGACATACTTCAAGACTACGATATAGGCAAAAAGATTGAGCATGCATACAAATCTTTCCAATATGACTCGACATCCATTTCAGCGGTAGATCCAAGACAGTACTCCAGGCGCTTTAAAGATTTCATATACAAAGCATTCCAAGAAGACAGGGTAGACATCTAA
- the LOC119285719 gene encoding phosphatidylinositol 4-phosphate 5-kinase 6-like isoform X4: protein MHERARPGRGRRPCACRVSPMPPPGEDPDAAPSCSSSDTSEPQDQQRSERALSNGDLYLGQWRGGVPHGDGKYLWVDGCMYEGEWRRGKATGRGRFSWPSGATYEGEFLDGFMHGAGTYVGAAGDSYRGAWAKNLEHGAGEKRYANGDCYDGEWRAGLPDGCGRYTWRDGTEYAGGWRAGLIHGRGALVWANGNRYDGGWEGGRPRGQGTFRWSDGSLYVGFWGREAPGGALHQKGVYYPSPGAAGETRTRDPREVFARELPECVRSGTESQSALPSLRSLKWLARSVSGRGSSSSGRSNLSGGSNWGSDGDVKCELADDWKRRNSTREGRGLLPLTSPAPAPQVAKGAPLRVSKRQGETIAKGHKFYELMLNLQLGIRHAVGRQGQVILDLKSSAFDPKEKVWTKFPPEGSKYTPPHNSSDFKWKDYCPKVFRTLRKLFKVDPADYMLSLCGDDALRELSSPGKSGSFFYLTNDDRYMIKTMKKSEVKMLLKMLHAYYNHVRAFENTLVAKFFGLHCVKLAGANQKKVRFVIMGNLFCSDHTIHRRFDLKGSSLGRTTDKPQAEIDEYTTLKDLDLNFIFRLQKQWFEEFRRQVDKDCEFLEQEKIMDYSLLVGVHFRGAIDIDGDKPATPRVSRWDRNHFLSDPNRWCKIKLGANMLSRAELTVRKNDSDVIGEPTGEYCDVILYFGIIDILQDYDIGKKIEHAYKSFQYDSTSISAVDPRQYSRRFKDFIYKAFQEDRVDI from the exons ATGCACGAGCGCGCCCGGCCAGGGCGCGGGAGACGACCGTGCGCGTGCCGCGTGTCACCGATGCCGCCCCCCGGCGAAGACCCCGACGCGGCACCCTCGTGCAGCAGCTCCGACACCAGCGAGCCGCAGGACCAGCAGCGCTCGGAGCGGGCGCTCTCCAACGGAGATCTCTACCTGGGCCAGTGGCGCGGGGGCGTGCCACACGGCGACGGCAAGTACCTGTGGGTGGATGGCTGCATGTACGAGGGTGAgtggcgccgcggcaaggccaccGGACGCGGGAGGTTCTCTTGGCCGTCGGGAGCCACCTACGAGGGCGAGTTCTTGGACGGGTTCATGCACGGCGCGGGAACCTACGTGGGCGCCGCGGGGGACAGCTACCGCGGCGCGTGGGCCAAGAACCTCGAGCACGGCGCCGGCGAGAAGCGATACGCCAACGGCGACTGCTACGACGGCGAGTGGCGGGCGGGGCTTCCGGACGGGTGTGGCCGCTACACCTGGCGCGATGGCACCGAGTACGCCGGCGGCTGGCGCGCGGGGCTCATCCACGGCCGCGGCGCCCTGGTCTGGGCGAACGGCAACCGCTACGATGGCGGCTGGGAGGGCGGCCGGCCGCGCGGACAGGGCACGTTCCGGTGGTCGGACGGCAGCCTGTACGTCGGGTTCTGGGGCCGGGAGGCCCCCGGCGGCGCCCTGCACCAGAAGGGCGTGTACTACCCATCCCCGGGGGCGGCAGGCGAGACGAGGACGCGCGACCCGAGGGAGGTGTTCGCGAGGGAGCTGCCGGAGTGTGTGCGCTCTGGCACGGAAAGCCAGTCGGCGCTACCGTCGCTGAGGTCTCTAAAATGGCTGGCGCGGTCGGTCAGTGGGCGCGGGAGCTCGTCGTCGGGCCGGAGCAATCTTTCGGGTGGGAGTAATTGGGGTTCAGATGGAGACGTCAAGTGCGAGCTTGCTGACGACTGGAAGCGTCGTAACAGTACGAGGGAGGGTAGGGGACTGCTGCCTCTCACTTCGCCGGCGCCAGCGCCACAAGTAGCCAAGGGTGCACCACTGCGGGTGTCGAAGCGGCAGGGGGAGACCATTGCCAAGGGGCACAAGTTCTACGAGCTCATGCTCAACTTGCAGCTGGGCATCAG GCATGCAGTAGGAAGGCAAGGTCAGGTTATACTAGATCTGAAATCATCAGCTTTTGACCCAAAGGAAAAGGTATGGACAAAATTCCCCCCAGAAGGCTCGAAATATACCCCTCCACACAATTCTAGCGATTTCAAATGGAAAGATTACTGCCCAAAGGTGTTCCG GACATTGCGCAAGCTGTTCAAGGTCGATCCAGCTGACTATATGCTATCTCTGTGCGGAGATGATGCTCTACGTGAGCTCTCGTCCCCTGGTAAGAGTGGAAGCTTCTTTTACTTGACAAACGATGATCGATACATGATAAAGACAATGAAGAAATCTGAAGTAAAG ATGCTTCTGAAGATGCTTCATGCTTATTACAATCATGTCCGTGCATTTGAGAATACCCTAGTGGCAAAGTTTTTTGGTCTACACTGTGTGAAGTTGGCTGGAGCAAACCAGAAGAAG GTTCGTTTTGTCATAATGGGGAACCTGTTCTGCTCCGATCACACTATTCATAGGAGATTTGATCTGAAAGGATCATCTCTTGGCCGGACTACTGACAAGCCACAGGCAGAGATTGATGAGTATACAACTCTGAaagatcttgatcttaattttatcTTTCGGTTGCAAAAACAATGGTTTGAAGAGTTCCGAAG GCAAGTGGACAAAGACTGTGAGTTTCTGGAGCAGGAGAAGATTATGGATTACAGTCTCTTGGTGGGTGTACATTTTAGAG GTGCCATTGACATCGATGGTGACAAACCTGCCACACCCCGCGTTTCAAGATGGGACAGGAATCACTTTCTTTCTGATCCAAACAG GTGGTGTAAGATTAAACTGGGGGCGAATATGCTGTCAAGAGCTGAACTGACAGTCCGAAAGAACGACAGTGATGTTATTGGAGAGCCAACTGGGGAATACTGTGATGTTATATTGTATTTTGGAATAATAGACATACTTCAAGACTACGATATAGGCAAAAAGATTGAGCATGCATACAAATCTTTCCAATATGACTCGACATCCATTTCAGCGGTAGATCCAAGACAGTACTCCAGGCGCTTTAAAGATTTCATATACAAAGCATTCCAAGAAGACAGGGTAGACATCTAA